DNA sequence from the Coffea eugenioides isolate CCC68of chromosome 9, Ceug_1.0, whole genome shotgun sequence genome:
AGTGCACTATGTTGGTTTAGAAGATAACCCAACTTTTTGAACAGGATAATAAGCAGACACAGGGGAGTGCGATAACTCCCATGAATGACGCAAGGAGAGGCCTTCAATGAATGGAAAACCTCGTTCTCACCTTAACCTTCTTAAAGATATCTCTGAACCCCAGTTCTCGGAGGACCTGCTCACGAAGCTGACAAAGAAGctacaaaagaatcaaaaggaAACGTGAGAAATTCACAGCTTTTTGTATCAGTTAAACATTCTGTGTTGCATCAGAAGTGCATATGTAGGTTAAATGTGAAGAAATAGTCAAGACGGGTTGACATTACTACGCAATCAGGTGGTCCCCCATGACTTTCAGGATCTTTCTTCAAATCCTCCAGTATCTCCGCATACCTTGAGGGTGAGAAGAGGGGGCGGGGTTGAAGGAAAAGCAGATTTTGAAGTGATGTGTGGGGGAGGGGAAATGAGCCGTCAGTAAAATTGGTGTGCAAAATAAGAACTTGAAACAGCACTTTTCAAGCAATTAGACCATGGCTATTAATACAGCAAACAAATGTGCAACACTCTTGAAAAGGGAAAAGTAAATCACAGAGAACGCAGGTGGAGAAGAAGACAAATTTAATGAAAATAATGATGATGATTATAAGGGGTACCTTTGAGCAAACTTCTCAGCCCTTGCAGGAGCATCTAATACTGTATCATCGCTCTCTGCCCGTCGCCTATATTTAGTATATCAGTAttattcagaataaaatgcatGGATGATTTTTCAACCAAATCCCCCTCCCCAACAACCAATAaacccacccccccccccccaaaaaaaaaagaaaaggaaaaatggacaCCGGAATCCAAATATGATGGTGATGGTGATGGTGATGgtgatggtggtggtggtggtggtgatgaTAATTGAATGGGCAACTAGGGGTACTTCACTCCTAACAAAGAAGTACTGTCAAATAATGCGGTGAGATGAGGGTTAGGAGAGGTGTAGGTGCTGCTGAATTGCTGATAAAATCTCTAGTGAAAAGGTAAAAGATTATAAGAGTAACTAAAGAACCAGTACCGGaaagaagaaatggagttgAGGAAAAGGTCGATCCAGGAGAGCTCAGTCGGGGTGGGCTTCTTGGGATTGTCGAGGGGAATCTGTAAGGTATGGTGCAAGCCCTGTAATTGGACTCGATCGGCATCGTCAGCAATGGAAATGCCACTAATTCTCCGGCGCTCTCCATGTCGCCGCCAACACTTAATCCTCCCTCCCTTTCTTTCCACCTGTCAAACAATGAGGTAGGTAACTGGGCTAAATGTAAATGGTTGATAACTTCCTTGGATCTATCCTACAGCTGCAGCAAACCACGACACCTCACTTTCTCGTCGGTAATCTTGAGAGCCGATGCACCACACTCACACCACTCCAGTACTGCTGCGAACTACCAGTGACCAGCTTCTTGGAGGATTCCCCAAACATTAAAATTAAGGGtaaatcttttatttttatacacgaTAGTGTATAAATTAGCGgcatatataaaatttgatgtttaaattcaaatgaatgatgcatgacacatatatatatatatatatatatacatatatatctatataattTGATATTTAATTTAAATTCAGATCATATGGCATTCATCCAATTTCTATGACaatgtataaaaaattaattctaaAATTAAATACAATGTAGTGCGTGCACGCGGgcatgtgtgtgtgtctatatatattaAATGTAGTATATTACTTCGCAGGCTTTTCAATTTGAAgttaaaaataacaaataaaaagggTTAATTCCATTTTGTACCCCTAAACCATATAGTTCAATGTAGTCCAATTAGCCAATTTCTGACCATTAGGAAAttggattaatcttttttatgcttacagtgtatacactattagcGTTGGATGAAAGacaactatgtaaaatttgaatttgaaattcaacttttgtacacatgtcatgaatcaaacggTGATAGTGCATACATTGTCAgggtatataagatttattcaaGGAAATTAACATGGCTTGTAAAGGACCCTTTCACCCTTTGgtaaatttctccataaaatgCCCTCTCTGCCGAGAAATGGtaacatttttaaaaattatataaaatttttaaaaaaatttattataacctttttttttataatatgatGATGTATATGAgttaaaatgataaaaaattaaaagaaacgtATTTATCAtgtaaacaaacaaaaatattttacaaataagcctcaatccaaacaaatccCAACTTTTTCCCTCCCACCTAGAGCTAAATAAAAGAATTTGCAATATAAAGGATAAGGTCGAGTCATCCTTTCTTTTCATGATCTCGTGTTTTCATTTCATCAAAACCTCTCTCTCATTTCAATCGTGCTGCTGCATCCATTCGAGGATCTCACATTAAATACTCAAATCTCTCAAATTAGGCCACTCCAATGGCTTAATCTTCTCTCAAAAGCTGCCGCAAAAATCTAAATTTGCATTTCTCTCTCAAAACACCTTTGAGCCTTGTTTGTTGAAACCTAGTGGAACGGGACTCACCAAGGCACCCTATACCTTTTCCATTTGGATGTATCCTATCATTAATTCACATACACATAAACCAATCATGTGGGCTCATTTTCTTTAGCAAGTAATTCTATTGACCTATCACTACCTCCGAATCCCATTCTATTGGATCTTAAGCTTTTCTTTTGGTATTAGGTCATTTTTATTGCAATAATCCAAGCCAATTCTTGTGAAATTGGATACTTCATTGACCTATCTTACCCGACTCTATCGATCCTCTATAGATCCTTAGTAGCACCTTTACTTTGGTATTAGATCATCTTCATCGCCTTATCTTGGCCATCCCTTTCCTTTTGTTATTTGATCATCTCTATCGGCATATCTCAGTTATCTCAAGTTTTAGTAAACAATTGCCTATTCAATTTTTCTGCTTCCCATTCAAAATTGTTATACAACATATGTAGCAGTAGTATTTCAATAGAGGTGCTATAACTCAGGGTACTGTTAAgcttttgaaaaattcatatggTACTCCATCTTACAGACATTCCAAAGGAAAACTTATTTTAAACTATTACAAGACCATGAGACCTCGATTGAAAACTAGTTATAAACTTTGTATCGTAAAACGTTTGCCAAATGAGTCTTAGCCACTTAGCATGCTCAAAGCatgaaaagtaagaaataacaGTGGAGGTGAATGCGTTAGTGGAGCTGGAAGGTACTTCTTTGGGGGCAAGATCCTTTCTTCGACTCTGTCCCATAATCAGGAAGTCCAGCAACCACGAAGCCATTGCACGCCAtctaaaaaaatttttcaattaataTTTCGCTTATATCATTAACATATTTttcaacccacctttttatctcacatatatcatatcacaaaaagtgctacagtaattattccaaataataatctatccaaacaaacatttACTTTGTCCAGGATAACAATCGTCAATGTTCTCTATAGCAGAAGAAACAACTTAACAACAAAAGTAATTCCAAGTGGTGTTATTCTTATCAATGAGATCAACTGTTGGATGAAAAAGTttggatagaagattatttgggataatttattgaaaaaaacaCTACAACACTTTTttaatatgatgtatgtgagataaaaatgtggTTAAAAAATATGTAGATAATACAAACAAGTCAGTATGTGTAAATAAAGTGCAAACCAAACACACTAAACTTGGCCTTTATCAAGCATTTTCCTATCCTTGATTGAACATTTAGAAACCGTAGATGTACAAGATATAATGTATTTCATAAATGCGCAGAACCTAGACCCCTAGCATACTACTTCTTTGCTTTAGCAAACCTAAGGTAGCGATATTTCTCTCCACTAACTGTGATTTCAAGAGCTCCATCTTGATTATCTTGATTTGATGCAGTTCCCATCAGCACACTTTTCTCTTTCTCAAGGATTTCTCTTTCCAGCTTTAATCTAGCTTCTTGTCGGGCAATCTCCGCCTGAAATAGAAACATCATTAAGCAAGAAGTTTAAAGAAATGCTAATCCTTAAAAACTACTCTCACAGTAAATTCCATAGTGTGGTGGAAATAAATATTGAGCTACAAGGTATGAAATTGACTTCGATATGACAAAGTAACATGGATATGAAGTAATGGACTAGTAGTATAGAAAGACAAATGAAAGAACAGATGGGCTCTCATACAACCCATCATAATCCAAACTGCTCGGCGCTAggcaatccaagagtataaaATTATTACATGACATGAAAGACTCTGGAAAGAATACTACTATAATTGGACAAAAAAGTTTCTGCCTTTGTAGCGGTCAACATAAAGACTTGATTTGACTCTTTCTTGAACTTGGAATCTCCCAAGATCTCAACCAGTCCAACTCTTCATGGAAGGAAAAACATGTATGAGTGGATTCAATCTAAATTCCTATTATCAACAATTTTGAACCTCTAGCAACCCCCACTTCACAAACTGTTTCATAATATTAGTTGACACAGAACTATCGGTAGTAGGTTTATTATGAAAACAAGCTCATTTAGTTACAATCCACTAGACTAATCCAATAGTTAATTAAGGAATATGCTTCTTGAAAAATCCAAGTTTTCGGGTAGATCCTATGTAGAAGAAATTCATAAAGCTCCTATGAGTTCATGTGTAAACTTCAGCCTGTGCATAGTCTGCGAAATAATCAAGCAACTATTGCCTGCTCGAGGCCTCAACCCAAAAATCATGTAGACTCTAGATTCATAGAGTGTTACCCAGGTTCAAAGCTTTGTCTATGGAGATTCCATATAACCTCATTCCAGGCTTCTTAgtagaattaaataaagaataggtaatagaagaagaaattgagCCTCAAATTACTAGCATCAAGAACCAAGTCTAGCTAGAAGATCAAAATATAATCTCTTATTGAATGGTTCAGCAATTGATTAATGCTGTAGGAGGAAAAGAGACAGGGAAACAGGACATAAAAGATTTCCAAGCAAAACGACTGCGTATCTTTAGAAGTTTTAGAAGCAAagaacagaaaagaaagaaatgttgGTGAAACAAGGCTCACATAATAGGCCATTTGTTCATGTTTGGCAATCAATGTTGCAATAAAGATCATGTATTAGAGGATCAAATAGGATTTCAATAAAATCCACTTTCAAAACTTGCTTCACATTAGAATGAAATACATGttattctttcatttttctattGCTTTGTTCTCTctcacttctttttctttttctgagtTGCAGCATTTGCCAAAATCTCATCAGCAGCCTGTACTAGATTAAGGTGACTTGGTGAGTTGTACCCAACAAAAGTATCAATCAGCTCTACAGTTCAAATTGTTCAAATATAACGTCAACACCAgccaaaaccaaacaaaaaaggGGGCAAAAGTCGACTATTATAGGTGATGGTGCCAACATAGCATACTCATCTCCATTCCAACCACCAAAATATCACCATATAAACGGTCCTCTTATTACTCTATATCCCTCTCCAAGTCTGGATCTTTCTACAACATCCCCTTTAACAAATTCAATACTATAATGAGCTTCCTAAAATCACTCCAATCCAGTTGTCAATCAACAATCAACCAAAAAATTGTCCAAAAATGAGCATCCT
Encoded proteins:
- the LOC113782788 gene encoding LOW QUALITY PROTEIN: uncharacterized protein LOC113782788 (The sequence of the model RefSeq protein was modified relative to this genomic sequence to represent the inferred CDS: substituted 2 bases at 2 genomic stop codons), yielding MSLKIKTVMDKLVQELNEALDANIXDXLMKEREVQSYIEEWERKVAEREVAWKAELSRRDAEIARQEARLKLEREILEKEKSVLMGTASNQDNQDGALEITVSGEKYRYLRFAKAKK